Proteins encoded by one window of Cannabis sativa cultivar Pink pepper isolate KNU-18-1 chromosome 4, ASM2916894v1, whole genome shotgun sequence:
- the LOC133036585 gene encoding uncharacterized protein LOC133036585 gives MDRRHHHKAQSKMAPRLIIPAPEHFTGRVTYRGTGIFAKIKARFEEFNLNNTAKESRFGSFWNAVPLTFSSVLFHQLMLHKMKVDAQEELRMRFYVGRKEVRFGVLEFALITGLDFSSGPTEEEKAAQVARSGSDRLINKYFNRSDSVKTEALQLQFTNCQNPEDLYKLGLCLFVESVLLGREANALITPHIIRYVEDLEFFFRIPWGKHSFARLMHSLQKDMLKQKANYEKKLSSDVQHECKYTAYGFAPAVQYWAYEAILEVGKRYGTNHGIRGSFHGREEEAFVRTISYDGVENPVDDAVDDTRGRGEVVGYPSAPKAPADPSTPPPAASPPVEEDEVFHDDYDPYEGAPATPIEAQPLIHVHDTESQGEITSIEAQPAVVKSSEEEEKASRMVR, from the exons atggctcccagactcattattccagcacccgagcatttcactggccgcgtcacatataggggcactggaatttttgccaaaattaaagctcggtttgaggagttcaaccttaacaacacggcgaaggaaagccgtttcgggagcttctggaatgccgtaccactgacattctcctcggtgttatttcaccagctgatgctccacaaaatgaaagtggatgctcaggaggagttgaggatgaggttttatgttggtcggaaggaggtccgattcggggtgctggagtttgcactcattacgggtttggacttctcctcggggccaacagaagaggagaaggctgcgcaggtcgcgcgctcggggtcagaccgattgatcaacaaatatttcaaccgGTCTGATAGTGTGAAGACAGAAGCACTCCAACTTCAGTTCACAAACTGCCAGAAcccggaagacttgtacaagctcggcttgtgcttgtttgtggagtcagtGCTTCTGGGCCGCGAGGCCAACGCGCTGATCACGCCTCACATCATTAGATATGTGGAAgacctcgagttcttcttccggattccttgggggaagcactcattcgccagactcatgcactcgcttcagaaagacatgttgaaacagaaggccaactacgagaagaagctgAGTTCGGATGTTCAGCACGAGTGCAAATACACAGCATATGGCTTCGCACCTGCAGTCCAATATTGGGCGTACGAGGCCATTTTGGAGGTTGGCAAGAGGTATGGCACGAACCACGGGATTCG GGGCTCCTTCCACGGACGAGAGgaggaggcatttgtgaggacaatttcttacgatggtgtggagAACCCGGTTGATGATGCCGTGGATGACACGAGAGGCCGAGGCGAGGTAGTCGGGTACC CTTCAGCACCGAAGGCCCCAGCAGATCCATCTACCCCACCACCAGCTGCTTCACCCCCAGTAGAAGAGGATGAGGTCTTCCACGACGATTACGATCCTTATGAGGGAGCTCCAGCGACTCCGATCGAGGCACAACCTCttatccatgtacatgacacCGAGTCGCAGGGTGAGATTACGTCCATAGAGGCACAACCCGCAGTGGTTAAGAGctcggaagaggaagagaaagcctcCCGTATGGTTCGGTGA